Proteins from a genomic interval of Anopheles funestus chromosome X unlocalized genomic scaffold, idAnoFuneDA-416_04 X_unloc_20, whole genome shotgun sequence:
- the LOC125773067 gene encoding uncharacterized protein LOC125773067 isoform X7, producing the protein MLITRSVSNGSSIVAHIWIDLVISYQKLFYADVLSCLWKKLFEVQRLNIFSTFPKKFLILPLWMLITRSVSNGSSIVAHIWIDLVISYQKLFYADVLSCLWKKLFEVQRLNIFSTFPKKFIILPLWMLITRSVSNGSSIVAHIWIDLVISYQKLFYADVLSCLWKKLFEVQRLNIFSTFPKKFLILPLWMLITRSVSNGSSIVAHIWIDLVISYQKLFYADVLSCLWKKLFEVQRLNIFSTFPKKFLILPLWMLITRSVSNGSSNVAYIWIDLVISYQKLFYADVLSCLWKKLFEVQRLNIFSTFPKKFLILPLWMLITRSVSNGSSIVAHIWIDLVISYQKLFYADVLSCLWKKLFEVQRLNIFSTFPKKFLILPLWMLITRSVFNGSSIIAHIWIDLVISYQKLFYADVLSCLWKKLFEVQRLNIFSTFPKKFLILPLWMLITRSVSNGSSIVAHIWIDLVISYQKLFYADVLSCLWKKLFEVQRLNIFSIFPKKFLILPLWMLITRSVSNGSSIVTQIWKDLLISYQKLFYADVLSCLWKKLFEVQRLNIFSTFPKKFLILPLWMLITRSVSNGSSIVAHIWIDLVISYQKLFYADVLSCLWKKLFEVQRLNIFSTFPKKFLILPLWILITRSVSNGSSIVAHIWIDLVISYQKLFYADVLSCLWKKLFEVQRLNIFSTFPKKFLILPLWMLITRSVSKGSSIVTQIWKDLLISYQKLFYADVLSCLWKKLFEVQRLKIFSTFPKKFLILPLWMLITRSVSNGSSIVAHIWIDLVISYQKLFYADVLSCLWKKLFEVQRLNIFSTFPKKFLILPLWMLITRSVSNGSSIVAHIWIDLVISYQKLFYADVLSCLWKKLFEVQRLNIFSTFPKKFLILPLWMLITRSVSNGSSIVAHIWIDLVISYQKLFYAVVLSCLWKKLFEVQRLNIFSTFPKNSSFCHFGCLLLGQFPMDLQL; encoded by the exons atgcttataactcggtcagtttccaatggatcttcaattgtagcacatatttggatagatctggtcattagctaccaaaagttattctacgccgatgtgctaagttgtctgtggaaaaagttattcgaggtacaaagacttaacattttctcaacttttccaaaaaaattcctcattttgccactttggatgcttataactcggtcagtttccaatggatcttcaattgtagcacatatttggatagatctggttattagctaccaaaagttattctacgccgatgtgctaagttgtctgtggaaaaagttattcgaggtacaaagacttaacattttctcaacttttccaaaaaaattcatcattttgccactttggatgcttataactcggtcagtttccaatggatcttcaattgtagcacatatttggatagatctggtcattagctaccaaaagttattctacgccgatgtgctaagttgtctgtggaaaaagttattcgaggtacaaagacttaacattttctcaacttttccaaaaaaattcctcattttgccactttggatgcttataactcggtcagtttccaatggatcttcaattgtagcacatatttggatagatctggtcattagctaccaaaagttattctacgccgatgtgctaagttgtctgtggaaaaagttattcgaggtacaaagacttaacattttctcaacttttccaaaaaaattcctcattttgccactttggatgcttataactcggtcagtttccaatggatcttcaaatGTAGCatatatttggatagatctggtcattagctaccaaaagttattctacgccgatgtgctaagttgtctgtggaaaaagttattcgaggtacaaagacttaacattttctcaacttttcctaaaaaattcctcattttgccactttggatgcttataactcggtcagtttccaatggatcttcaattgtagcacatatttggatagatctggtcattagctaccaaaagttattctacgccgatgtgctaagttgtctgtggaaaaagttattcgaggtacaaagacttaacattttctcaacttttccaaaaaaattcctcattttgccactttggatgcttataactcggtcagttttcaatggatcttcaattatagcacatatttggatagatctggtcattagctaccaaaagttattctacgccgatgtgctaagttgtctgtggaaaaagttattcgag gtacaaagacttaacattttctcaacttttccaaaaaaattcctcattttgccactttggatgcttataactcggtcagtttccaatggatcttcaattgtagcacatatttggatagatctggtcattagctaccaaaagttattctacgccgatgtgctaagttgtctgtggaaaaagttattcgaggtacaaagacttaacattttctcaatttttcctaaaaaattcctcattttgccactttggatgcttataactcggtcagtttccaatggatcttcaattgtaacacagatttggaaagatctgctcatcagctaccaaaagttattctacgccgatgtgctaagttgtctgtggaaaaagttattcgag gtacaaagacttaacattttctcaacttttccaaaaaaattcctcattttgccactttggatgcttataactcggtcagtttccaatggatcttcaattgtagcacatatttggatagatctggtcattagctaccaaaagttattctacgccgatgtgctaagttgtctgtggaagaagttattcgag gtgcaaagacttaacattttctcaacttttccaaaaaaattcctcattttgccactttggatccttataactcggtcagtttccaatggatcttcaattgtagcacatatttggatagatctggtcattagctaccaaaagttattctacgccgatgtgctaagttgtctgtggaaaaagttattcgaggtacaaagacttaacattttctcaacttttcctaaaaaattcctcattttgccactttggatgcttataactcggtcagtttccaaaggatcttcaattgtaacacagatttggaaagatctgctcatcagctaccaaaagttattctacgccgatgtgctaagttgtctgtggaaaaagttattcgaggtacaaagacttaaaattttctcaacttttccaaaaaaattcctcattttgccactttggatgcttataactcggtcagtttccaatggatcttcaattgtagcacatatttggatagatctggtcattagctaccaaaagttattctacgccgatgtgctaagttgtctgtggaaaaagttattcgag gtacaaagacttaacattttctcaacttttccaaaaaaattcctcattttgccactttggatgcttataactcggtcagtttccaatggatcttcaattgtagcacatatttggatagatctggtcattagctaccaaaagttattctacgccgatgtgctaagttgtctgtggaaaaagttattcgaggtacaaagacttaacattttctcaacttttccaaaaaaattcctcattttgccactttggatgcttataactcggtcagtttccaatggatcttcaattgtagcacatatttggatagatctggtcattagctaccaaaagttattctacgccgttgtgctaagttgtctgtggaaaaagttattcgag gtacaaagacttaacattttctcaacttttccaaaaaattcctcattttgccactttggatgcttattactcggtcagtttccaatggatcttcaattgtag
- the LOC125773067 gene encoding uncharacterized protein LOC125773067 isoform X8, which yields MLITRSVSNGSSIVAHIWIDLVISYQKLFYADVLSCLWKKLFEVQRLNIFSTFPKKFLILPLWMLITRSVSNGSSIVAHIWIDLVISYQKLFYADVLSCLWKKLFEVQRLNIFSTFPKKFIILPLWMLITRSVSNGSSIVAHIWIDLVISYQKLFYADVLSCLWKKLFEVQRLNIFSTFPKKFLILPLWMLITRSVSNGSSIVAHIWIDLVISYQKLFYADVLSCLWKKLFEVQRLNIFSTFPKKFLILPLWMLITRSVSNGSSNVAYIWIDLVISYQKLFYADVLSCLWKKLFEVQRLNIFSTFPKKFLILPLWMLITRSVSNGSSIVAHIWIDLVISYQKLFYADVLSCLWKKLFEVQRLNIFSTFPKKFLILPLWMLITRSVFNGSSIIAHIWIDLVISYQKLFYADVLSCLWKKLFEVQRLNIFSTFPKKFLILPLWMLITRSVSNGSSIVAHIWIDLVISYQKLFYADVLSCLWKKLFEVQRLNIFSIFPKKFLILPLWMLITRSVSNGSSIVTQIWKDLLISYQKLFYADVLSCLWKKLFEVQRLNIFSTFPKKFLILPLWMLITRSVSNGSSIVAHIWIDLVISYQKLFYADVLSCLWKKLFEVQRLNIFSTFPKKFLILPLWILITRSVSNGSSIVAHIWIDLVISYQKLFYADVLSCLWKKLFEVQRLNIFSTFPKKFLILPLWMLITRSVSKGSSIVTQIWKDLLISYQKLFYADVLSCLWKKLFEVQRLKIFSTFPKKFLILPLWMLITRSVSNGSSIVAHIWIDLVISYQKLFYADVLSCLWKKLFEVQRLNIFSTFPKKFLILPLWMLITRSVSNGSSIVAHIWIDLVISYQKLFYADVLSCLWKKLFEVQRLNIFSTFPKKFLILPLWMLITRSVSNGSSIVAHIWIDLVISYQKLFYAVVLSCLWKKLFEVQRLNIFSTFPKNSSFCHFGCL from the exons atgcttataactcggtcagtttccaatggatcttcaattgtagcacatatttggatagatctggtcattagctaccaaaagttattctacgccgatgtgctaagttgtctgtggaaaaagttattcgaggtacaaagacttaacattttctcaacttttccaaaaaaattcctcattttgccactttggatgcttataactcggtcagtttccaatggatcttcaattgtagcacatatttggatagatctggttattagctaccaaaagttattctacgccgatgtgctaagttgtctgtggaaaaagttattcgaggtacaaagacttaacattttctcaacttttccaaaaaaattcatcattttgccactttggatgcttataactcggtcagtttccaatggatcttcaattgtagcacatatttggatagatctggtcattagctaccaaaagttattctacgccgatgtgctaagttgtctgtggaaaaagttattcgaggtacaaagacttaacattttctcaacttttccaaaaaaattcctcattttgccactttggatgcttataactcggtcagtttccaatggatcttcaattgtagcacatatttggatagatctggtcattagctaccaaaagttattctacgccgatgtgctaagttgtctgtggaaaaagttattcgaggtacaaagacttaacattttctcaacttttccaaaaaaattcctcattttgccactttggatgcttataactcggtcagtttccaatggatcttcaaatGTAGCatatatttggatagatctggtcattagctaccaaaagttattctacgccgatgtgctaagttgtctgtggaaaaagttattcgaggtacaaagacttaacattttctcaacttttcctaaaaaattcctcattttgccactttggatgcttataactcggtcagtttccaatggatcttcaattgtagcacatatttggatagatctggtcattagctaccaaaagttattctacgccgatgtgctaagttgtctgtggaaaaagttattcgaggtacaaagacttaacattttctcaacttttccaaaaaaattcctcattttgccactttggatgcttataactcggtcagttttcaatggatcttcaattatagcacatatttggatagatctggtcattagctaccaaaagttattctacgccgatgtgctaagttgtctgtggaaaaagttattcgag gtacaaagacttaacattttctcaacttttccaaaaaaattcctcattttgccactttggatgcttataactcggtcagtttccaatggatcttcaattgtagcacatatttggatagatctggtcattagctaccaaaagttattctacgccgatgtgctaagttgtctgtggaaaaagttattcgaggtacaaagacttaacattttctcaatttttcctaaaaaattcctcattttgccactttggatgcttataactcggtcagtttccaatggatcttcaattgtaacacagatttggaaagatctgctcatcagctaccaaaagttattctacgccgatgtgctaagttgtctgtggaaaaagttattcgag gtacaaagacttaacattttctcaacttttccaaaaaaattcctcattttgccactttggatgcttataactcggtcagtttccaatggatcttcaattgtagcacatatttggatagatctggtcattagctaccaaaagttattctacgccgatgtgctaagttgtctgtggaagaagttattcgag gtgcaaagacttaacattttctcaacttttccaaaaaaattcctcattttgccactttggatccttataactcggtcagtttccaatggatcttcaattgtagcacatatttggatagatctggtcattagctaccaaaagttattctacgccgatgtgctaagttgtctgtggaaaaagttattcgaggtacaaagacttaacattttctcaacttttcctaaaaaattcctcattttgccactttggatgcttataactcggtcagtttccaaaggatcttcaattgtaacacagatttggaaagatctgctcatcagctaccaaaagttattctacgccgatgtgctaagttgtctgtggaaaaagttattcgaggtacaaagacttaaaattttctcaacttttccaaaaaaattcctcattttgccactttggatgcttataactcggtcagtttccaatggatcttcaattgtagcacatatttggatagatctggtcattagctaccaaaagttattctacgccgatgtgctaagttgtctgtggaaaaagttattcgag gtacaaagacttaacattttctcaacttttccaaaaaaattcctcattttgccactttggatgcttataactcggtcagtttccaatggatcttcaattgtagcacatatttggatagatctggtcattagctaccaaaagttattctacgccgatgtgctaagttgtctgtggaaaaagttattcgaggtacaaagacttaacattttctcaacttttccaaaaaaattcctcattttgccactttggatgcttataactcggtcagtttccaatggatcttcaattgtagcacatatttggatagatctggtcattagctaccaaaagttattctacgccgttgtgctaagttgtctgtggaaaaagttattcgag gtacaaagacttaacattttctcaacttttccaaaaaattcctcattttgccactttggatgcttataa
- the LOC125773067 gene encoding uncharacterized protein LOC125773067 isoform X3: MLITRSVSNGSSIVAHIWIDLVISYQKLFYADVLSCLWKKLFEVQRLNIFSTFPKKFLILPLWMLITRSVSNGSSIVAHIWIDLVISYQKLFYADVLSCLWKKLFEVQRLNIFSTFPKKFIILPLWMLITRSVSNGSSIVAHIWIDLVISYQKLFYADVLSCLWKKLFEVQRLNIFSTFPKKFLILPLWMLITRSVSNGSSIVAHIWIDLVISYQKLFYADVLSCLWKKLFEVQRLNIFSTFPKKFLILPLWMLITRSVSNGSSNVAYIWIDLVISYQKLFYADVLSCLWKKLFEVQRLNIFSTFPKKFLILPLWMLITRSVSNGSSIVAHIWIDLVISYQKLFYADVLSCLWKKLFEVQRLNIFSTFPKKFLILPLWMLITRSVFNGSSIIAHIWIDLVISYQKLFYADVLSCLWKKLFEVQRLNIFSTFPKKFLILPLWMLITRSVSNGSSIVAHIWIDLVISYQKLFYADVLSCLWKKLFEVQRLNIFSIFPKKFLILPLWMLITRSVSNGSSIVTQIWKDLLISYQKLFYADVLSCLWKKLFEVQRLNIFSTFPKKFLILPLWMLITRSVSNGSSIVAHIWIDLVISYQKLFYADVLSCLWKKLFEVQRLNIFSTFPKKFLILPLWILITRSVSNGSSIVAHIWIDLVISYQKLFYADVLSCLWKKLFEVQRLNIFSTFPKKFLILPLWMLITRSVSKGSSIVTQIWKDLLISYQKLFYADVLSCLWKKLFEVQRLKIFSTFPKKFLILPLWMLITRSVSNGSSIVAHIWIDLVISYQKLFYADVLSCLWKKLFEVQRLNIFSTFPKKFLILPLWMLITRSVSNGSSIVAHIWIDLVISYQKLFYADVLSCLWKKLFEVQRLNIFSTFPKKFLILPLWMLITRSVSNGSSIVAHIWIDLVISYQKLFYAVVLSCLWKKLFEVQRLNIFSTFPKKFLILPLWMLITRSVSNGSSIVAHIWIDLVISYQKLFYADVLSCLWKKLFEVQRPKIFSIFPKKFLILPLWMLITRSVSNGSSIVAHIWIDLVISYQKLFYADVLSCLWKKLFEVQRLNIFSTFPKKNPHFATLDAYNSVSFQWIFNCNTYLNRSGH; this comes from the exons atgcttataactcggtcagtttccaatggatcttcaattgtagcacatatttggatagatctggtcattagctaccaaaagttattctacgccgatgtgctaagttgtctgtggaaaaagttattcgaggtacaaagacttaacattttctcaacttttccaaaaaaattcctcattttgccactttggatgcttataactcggtcagtttccaatggatcttcaattgtagcacatatttggatagatctggttattagctaccaaaagttattctacgccgatgtgctaagttgtctgtggaaaaagttattcgaggtacaaagacttaacattttctcaacttttccaaaaaaattcatcattttgccactttggatgcttataactcggtcagtttccaatggatcttcaattgtagcacatatttggatagatctggtcattagctaccaaaagttattctacgccgatgtgctaagttgtctgtggaaaaagttattcgaggtacaaagacttaacattttctcaacttttccaaaaaaattcctcattttgccactttggatgcttataactcggtcagtttccaatggatcttcaattgtagcacatatttggatagatctggtcattagctaccaaaagttattctacgccgatgtgctaagttgtctgtggaaaaagttattcgaggtacaaagacttaacattttctcaacttttccaaaaaaattcctcattttgccactttggatgcttataactcggtcagtttccaatggatcttcaaatGTAGCatatatttggatagatctggtcattagctaccaaaagttattctacgccgatgtgctaagttgtctgtggaaaaagttattcgaggtacaaagacttaacattttctcaacttttcctaaaaaattcctcattttgccactttggatgcttataactcggtcagtttccaatggatcttcaattgtagcacatatttggatagatctggtcattagctaccaaaagttattctacgccgatgtgctaagttgtctgtggaaaaagttattcgaggtacaaagacttaacattttctcaacttttccaaaaaaattcctcattttgccactttggatgcttataactcggtcagttttcaatggatcttcaattatagcacatatttggatagatctggtcattagctaccaaaagttattctacgccgatgtgctaagttgtctgtggaaaaagttattcgag gtacaaagacttaacattttctcaacttttccaaaaaaattcctcattttgccactttggatgcttataactcggtcagtttccaatggatcttcaattgtagcacatatttggatagatctggtcattagctaccaaaagttattctacgccgatgtgctaagttgtctgtggaaaaagttattcgaggtacaaagacttaacattttctcaatttttcctaaaaaattcctcattttgccactttggatgcttataactcggtcagtttccaatggatcttcaattgtaacacagatttggaaagatctgctcatcagctaccaaaagttattctacgccgatgtgctaagttgtctgtggaaaaagttattcgag gtacaaagacttaacattttctcaacttttccaaaaaaattcctcattttgccactttggatgcttataactcggtcagtttccaatggatcttcaattgtagcacatatttggatagatctggtcattagctaccaaaagttattctacgccgatgtgctaagttgtctgtggaagaagttattcgag gtgcaaagacttaacattttctcaacttttccaaaaaaattcctcattttgccactttggatccttataactcggtcagtttccaatggatcttcaattgtagcacatatttggatagatctggtcattagctaccaaaagttattctacgccgatgtgctaagttgtctgtggaaaaagttattcgaggtacaaagacttaacattttctcaacttttcctaaaaaattcctcattttgccactttggatgcttataactcggtcagtttccaaaggatcttcaattgtaacacagatttggaaagatctgctcatcagctaccaaaagttattctacgccgatgtgctaagttgtctgtggaaaaagttattcgaggtacaaagacttaaaattttctcaacttttccaaaaaaattcctcattttgccactttggatgcttataactcggtcagtttccaatggatcttcaattgtagcacatatttggatagatctggtcattagctaccaaaagttattctacgccgatgtgctaagttgtctgtggaaaaagttattcgag gtacaaagacttaacattttctcaacttttccaaaaaaattcctcattttgccactttggatgcttataactcggtcagtttccaatggatcttcaattgtagcacatatttggatagatctggtcattagctaccaaaagttattctacgccgatgtgctaagttgtctgtggaaaaagttattcgaggtacaaagacttaacattttctcaacttttccaaaaaaattcctcattttgccactttggatgcttataactcggtcagtttccaatggatcttcaattgtagcacatatttggatagatctggtcattagctaccaaaagttattctacgccgttgtgctaagttgtctgtggaaaaagttattcgaggtacaaagacttaacattttctcaacttttccaaaaaaattcctcattttgccactttggatgcttataactcggtcagtttccaatggatcttcaattgtagcacatatttggatagatctggtcattagctaccaaaagttattctacgccgatgtgctaagttgtctgtggaaaaagttattcgag gtacaaagacctaaaattttctcaatttttcctaaaaaattcctcattttgccactttggatgcttataactcggtcagtttccaatggatcttcaattgtagcacatatttggatagatctggtcattagctaccaaaagttattctacgccgatgtgctaagttgtctgtggaaaaagttattcgag gtacaaagacttaacattttctcaacttttccaaaaaaaaatcctcattttgccactttggatgcttataactcggtcagtttccaatggatcttcaattgtaacacatatttgaatagatctggtcattag